The Acetomicrobium flavidum genome window below encodes:
- a CDS encoding DVU_1555 family C-GCAxxG-C-C protein, translating to MKDLNTAVMQWGQEGFCCSQIMILTGLALTGKENKDLTAAMNGLCKGTFSPVCTCGALTGACCLLGFYAGKGAPLEDKDPRLPEMIGRLHEWFQGKWGSGGRVNCGDILGFEPIADPKQCFQKCFPMIMETLEKTLELLETHGFDIREGRPL from the coding sequence ATGAAAGACCTAAATACTGCAGTCATGCAATGGGGGCAGGAAGGTTTTTGCTGTTCGCAGATCATGATACTGACAGGATTGGCGCTTACTGGAAAGGAAAATAAGGACCTGACGGCGGCCATGAATGGCCTTTGTAAAGGCACTTTCTCACCTGTATGTACGTGCGGGGCATTGACCGGTGCCTGTTGCCTTTTGGGGTTTTATGCCGGCAAAGGAGCGCCGCTGGAAGATAAAGATCCTAGACTGCCCGAAATGATCGGGCGCCTTCACGAATGGTTTCAAGGCAAGTGGGGATCAGGCGGGCGCGTCAACTGTGGGGATATCCTGGGCTTTGAACCAATTGCTGATCCGAAGCAATGTTTTCAAAAATGTTTTCCTATGATAATGGAAACGTTGGAAAAGACCTTAGAGCTTCTCGAAACGCACGGCTTTGATATACGGGAAGGGCGGCCCCTTTAA
- the trsS gene encoding radical SAM (seleno)protein TrsS: protein MTILRHTNSVCPICLKQVPAFLEEEENDVFMRKHCPDHGEFSCLVWEGKPSLDAWTSGRFTLARPEDRPPKSCPEGCGLCADHLQKSCTVVVEVTERCQLKCPVCFASAGDDFEPDFYVLEKLLHDVHRKAPGAILQFSGGEPTLRDDLTDLIRLASSLKFPGIQLNTNGLKLAQESRYGQRLKEAGLSWVFLQFDGLREATYQALRGKPLLTDKIRAIDACKEAGLGVVLVPTLVKGVNDDEMGDIVHFGLSRFPVVRGVHFQPISYFGRFPEPPRNDKRLTLPRIMRDLAEQADEMIDLSHFRPSRCEHERCSFRAIYLVDSPDKIIPLTSGPCCCNGRSSDEGFQSSVESIGRRWGADITPKNCKKQEKAPQEMDAQAGEAFDRFIRIYERGSFSISAMAFQDGENLDLERLRFCCIHVAAPDGRFVPFCAWNLTARNGRALHRKR from the coding sequence ATGACGATTTTACGACACACCAACAGTGTATGTCCCATCTGCCTAAAGCAAGTACCAGCATTCCTGGAAGAGGAAGAAAATGACGTTTTCATGCGGAAACATTGTCCCGATCATGGAGAGTTTTCCTGCCTGGTATGGGAAGGGAAGCCAAGCCTTGACGCTTGGACTTCGGGCCGTTTTACCCTCGCAAGACCTGAAGATAGACCACCGAAATCTTGCCCCGAAGGGTGCGGGCTATGCGCGGATCACCTGCAAAAAAGCTGCACAGTGGTCGTCGAGGTTACCGAAAGGTGTCAGCTCAAGTGTCCTGTATGTTTTGCAAGCGCGGGAGACGACTTTGAGCCCGATTTTTATGTTTTGGAGAAGTTGTTACATGACGTACATCGTAAGGCACCAGGTGCCATCCTGCAATTTTCAGGGGGAGAACCCACGCTTAGAGACGATTTGACAGATCTTATTCGATTGGCTTCAAGCCTCAAATTTCCAGGAATTCAGTTAAATACCAATGGCCTTAAGCTGGCTCAAGAATCCAGGTACGGGCAAAGATTAAAGGAAGCAGGACTGAGCTGGGTATTTCTGCAATTCGACGGCCTTCGCGAAGCGACCTACCAGGCCCTACGGGGAAAGCCGCTTCTGACCGACAAAATACGGGCAATCGATGCCTGCAAAGAGGCCGGCCTTGGGGTAGTCCTTGTTCCCACGCTCGTAAAGGGGGTCAACGATGACGAGATGGGAGATATCGTCCATTTCGGACTTTCTCGCTTTCCAGTCGTTAGAGGAGTCCATTTTCAGCCCATCAGCTATTTCGGCCGTTTCCCCGAACCGCCACGCAACGATAAACGTCTGACGCTTCCAAGGATCATGAGAGATCTGGCAGAACAGGCTGACGAGATGATCGATTTATCCCATTTTCGCCCGTCTCGGTGTGAGCATGAACGATGTTCCTTTCGGGCGATTTACCTTGTCGATTCCCCTGACAAAATCATTCCCCTGACAAGTGGGCCATGTTGCTGTAACGGTCGGTCCTCCGATGAAGGATTTCAAAGCTCCGTCGAAAGCATCGGCCGCCGATGGGGGGCCGACATCACCCCAAAAAACTGCAAAAAGCAGGAGAAAGCTCCTCAGGAAATGGATGCCCAGGCCGGAGAGGCCTTTGATAGGTTTATCCGCATTTACGAAAGGGGAAGCTTCAGCATAAGCGCAATGGCCTTTCAAGACGGTGAAAACCTTGACCTCGAACGGCTGCGCTTCTGCTGCATCCACGTGGCAGCACCCGATGGAAGATTTGTACCTTTTTGTGCCTGGAACCTTACCGCAAGGAACGGCCGGGCCTTGCATCGTAAACGATGA